The Prosthecobacter dejongeii genome contains a region encoding:
- a CDS encoding glycosyltransferase, whose product MKRILFFTIPEKGHLNPMIGPAVWLQRLGHEVRFHAAHDISAQLHAAGLQALEMQVPAAPPPDANRGAFFAEKVRDPTWLREWIQRLLVEEAPAQLPALEAAIQNFQPDLIVTDPMIYPAAIAANHAGIPWVALSNSLNPVLNDRITSDLLETVQALSPARQALFAAYGMNMEFRGCDMLSPQLTIAFTTPAFIGRSVPGVEMVGPSLPPTQRGDETEFPWELLATDRPKIFMSFGSQIYHQPSLFHKVIRATAGMRVQLVLSVNDLFGTSLLADLPPHVLAFRYAPQLKLLPHVQAFITHGGANSVMEALHFGVPLLISPVCNDQFHQAHFIRHSGVGLELNLESATVTETRDSLQRLLNDPSIQTHVKRVAESYAVDGAHRAAELITALL is encoded by the coding sequence ATGAAACGCATCCTCTTTTTCACCATCCCTGAGAAAGGTCATCTCAATCCGATGATCGGCCCCGCCGTGTGGCTGCAGCGCCTGGGGCATGAGGTGCGCTTTCATGCTGCCCATGACATCTCCGCCCAGCTTCACGCAGCAGGGCTTCAAGCCCTAGAAATGCAGGTGCCTGCTGCGCCACCACCCGATGCCAATCGTGGGGCTTTCTTCGCTGAAAAGGTACGTGATCCCACTTGGTTACGCGAGTGGATCCAGCGGCTACTGGTGGAGGAAGCACCCGCCCAACTGCCTGCACTGGAAGCTGCTATCCAGAACTTTCAGCCGGACCTTATCGTGACCGATCCCATGATCTACCCAGCCGCGATTGCTGCGAATCATGCAGGCATTCCCTGGGTAGCATTGTCAAACTCGCTCAACCCTGTTCTCAATGATCGCATCACCAGCGATCTGCTGGAGACCGTCCAAGCCCTGAGTCCAGCGCGTCAAGCACTCTTCGCCGCCTATGGCATGAACATGGAGTTCCGTGGCTGCGACATGCTTTCCCCCCAGCTCACCATCGCCTTTACCACACCTGCTTTCATTGGCAGGTCCGTGCCTGGAGTAGAGATGGTGGGACCGTCGCTACCGCCTACACAGCGCGGAGATGAAACTGAATTCCCTTGGGAGCTTCTCGCCACTGATCGCCCAAAGATCTTCATGTCATTCGGCAGCCAGATTTATCATCAACCTTCGCTGTTTCACAAAGTCATCCGGGCCACGGCTGGCATGCGGGTGCAGTTGGTCCTCTCGGTGAATGATTTGTTCGGCACATCGCTTTTGGCTGATTTACCTCCGCACGTACTAGCCTTTCGTTATGCGCCCCAGCTCAAGCTACTGCCACACGTTCAGGCCTTCATCACCCATGGCGGGGCCAACAGTGTCATGGAGGCTCTTCACTTTGGCGTGCCTCTACTCATCTCTCCCGTCTGCAATGACCAGTTTCATCAAGCGCACTTCATTCGCCATTCGGGTGTAGGTCTGGAGCTGAATCTTGAAAGCGCTACTGTCACAGAAACACGGGACAGTCTGCAGCGACTTCTGAATGACCCAAGCATTCAAACTCATGTCAAAAGAGTCGCCGAATCTTACGCCGTGGACGGGGCGCACCGAGCAGCAGAGTTGATCACGGCTCTCTTATGA
- a CDS encoding glycosyltransferase — protein MKPCITLGITARNEEACIAATLTSVLLAVAYAQGKNIATYEVVAILDECTDNTEAVVKNFPRVQILQAQGGLIEAQRSIAHRRPFVIFTDADILLGENVIFEVTRAMLDDPQLQVAYPTKRPLPPQRSSLMAAALYCYNRVEGFQKARRYFNGKLFAIRDWQAPTLVELKPRLLQLPRDRFYDFHAGLRVDDIWLSRDILLRYGVEGIREIPSAEIRYRPPETFTGMYRMYLRMRREHERLNLLFPESVPAHQQRGYDWEAERRAPWRDRLLWRIFRLALGCCNLCYRLEKFYFQSLPGQPPETWLPVTETKKAL, from the coding sequence ATGAAACCATGCATCACGCTCGGCATCACCGCCCGGAATGAGGAGGCTTGCATCGCGGCCACCCTCACTTCTGTGCTGCTTGCTGTGGCCTATGCTCAGGGCAAAAACATCGCCACCTATGAAGTCGTGGCCATCCTGGATGAATGCACCGACAACACGGAAGCGGTGGTTAAAAACTTCCCACGCGTGCAGATCCTCCAGGCTCAGGGTGGTCTCATCGAAGCCCAGCGCTCCATCGCCCACAGGCGGCCTTTTGTCATCTTCACCGATGCCGATATCCTCTTGGGTGAAAACGTCATTTTTGAGGTCACTCGGGCCATGTTGGACGATCCACAGCTTCAAGTGGCTTACCCAACCAAACGCCCCCTGCCACCTCAGCGGTCTAGCCTCATGGCCGCCGCTTTGTATTGCTACAATCGCGTGGAAGGTTTCCAAAAAGCCCGCCGCTATTTCAATGGCAAACTCTTCGCCATCCGCGATTGGCAGGCCCCCACTTTGGTGGAGCTAAAGCCTAGGCTGCTGCAACTGCCCCGAGATCGCTTTTATGACTTCCACGCAGGCTTACGTGTAGATGATATTTGGTTAAGCCGGGACATCCTCCTTCGTTATGGAGTTGAAGGCATTCGCGAAATCCCAAGCGCAGAGATTCGCTATCGGCCGCCTGAGACTTTCACCGGCATGTATCGCATGTATTTGCGCATGCGGAGAGAGCATGAGCGGCTAAACCTCCTCTTTCCAGAATCCGTCCCCGCGCATCAGCAGCGCGGTTATGACTGGGAAGCCGAACGCCGCGCCCCCTGGCGTGATCGCCTCCTCTGGCGCATTTTTCGGCTCGCACTCGGCTGCTGCAATCTATGTTACAGACTGGAAAAATTCTATTTTCAGTCCTTGCCGGGTCAGCCACCGGAGACTTGGCTCCCTGTCACTGAAACCAAAAAAGCCCTATGA
- a CDS encoding ROK family protein — translation MIRVRPSGIFPLELWDLCLGTGILWDHMSQADFGGVLKHSLTQVWEGQGATRSEGLVPECVRGFQGLYLAGGGAESVLASLQEGPWSRTHLCTASHFAGDAGGHFLLGQQGLTGWVLDLGQSALKISAAGYQQTWPRDLTRLPLREDRLDTSVADQRAELRHFIAKALQSFLHLMGRRPDGLVCALPSRLDDLGIPEGSSYIGMGGDASLLPEALVLAGFGQTQLLVLNDAELAATSALLDPLVQRRTLVLTLGFGVGAALIT, via the coding sequence ATGATCCGAGTGCGTCCCAGCGGTATCTTCCCTTTGGAACTTTGGGACCTGTGTCTCGGCACGGGCATCTTGTGGGATCACATGTCCCAGGCAGATTTTGGTGGTGTCCTGAAACACAGCCTCACGCAGGTTTGGGAGGGCCAAGGAGCAACGCGTTCTGAAGGCTTGGTGCCTGAGTGCGTGCGGGGTTTTCAGGGACTCTATCTAGCAGGTGGCGGCGCCGAAAGCGTGCTGGCAAGTCTTCAAGAGGGCCCTTGGTCAAGAACCCACCTTTGCACAGCCTCACACTTTGCAGGTGATGCAGGTGGACATTTTTTGTTAGGCCAGCAGGGCCTCACAGGATGGGTTCTCGATTTAGGCCAGAGTGCTCTCAAGATCAGTGCAGCAGGCTATCAACAGACGTGGCCTCGTGACCTGACACGACTACCCCTGAGGGAGGATAGGCTGGATACCTCGGTCGCTGACCAGCGTGCCGAGCTGCGGCATTTTATTGCGAAGGCACTGCAAAGTTTCCTCCACCTCATGGGCCGACGGCCTGATGGTCTAGTCTGCGCTCTACCCAGCCGTCTGGACGATTTAGGCATACCCGAAGGCAGCTCCTACATCGGCATGGGAGGTGATGCCTCCTTACTTCCTGAGGCATTGGTACTGGCTGGGTTCGGCCAAACACAGCTCCTTGTTTTAAACGATGCTGAATTGGCCGCGACTTCGGCCTTGCTGGATCCTCTGGTGCAAAGACGCACTTTAGTTCTCACCCTCGGCTTTGGCGTAGGTGCGGCCTTGATCACCTGA
- a CDS encoding PIG-L deacetylase family protein, with protein MSTALFISPHLDDAVFSCATLIQRLVAKGTRVVVATVFTEGSLDYPQRRDEDRKALHSLGVEAIHLGHLDAPDRMPRYQTFREIIFGWHDADSHTLQAVTHSLTDCLNQIRPTYLYAPLGVGTHVDHRLTHDSARQLRGPQRLTFYEDRPYAYAVGATELRLRELGFDGGPICVQLLLKSFRQLPHVKQFLPTGPERKLCEKWLLQPLQKQSSVLATNQLIQATDHEAWVSQTSAFYYDTQFQAFCGTLKRLKQTDLRHSQLLGSKSRRTERYWQLPQI; from the coding sequence ATGAGCACGGCCCTTTTCATTTCCCCCCATCTGGATGACGCAGTCTTTTCCTGCGCCACGCTGATTCAGCGACTTGTCGCCAAAGGCACGCGGGTGGTGGTGGCCACGGTTTTCACCGAAGGCTCACTGGATTACCCTCAAAGACGCGATGAGGATAGGAAAGCACTTCACTCGTTAGGCGTTGAAGCCATTCATCTGGGTCATCTGGATGCTCCTGACAGGATGCCTCGTTACCAAACTTTTCGTGAAATCATCTTTGGCTGGCATGACGCAGATTCGCACACCTTGCAGGCAGTGACACATTCTCTGACCGATTGTTTAAACCAAATCCGCCCCACCTACCTCTACGCACCCCTCGGGGTAGGCACGCATGTGGATCATCGCCTAACACATGATTCCGCTAGGCAGCTTCGTGGGCCACAGAGACTGACCTTTTATGAAGATCGCCCCTATGCCTATGCGGTGGGTGCCACCGAGCTACGCCTGCGTGAATTAGGTTTCGATGGTGGCCCTATTTGTGTGCAACTCCTGTTAAAAAGCTTTCGCCAGTTGCCACATGTGAAACAGTTCCTACCGACCGGACCCGAACGAAAACTTTGCGAAAAATGGCTCCTCCAACCTCTCCAAAAACAGTCATCAGTGCTCGCTACGAATCAGCTCATTCAAGCCACGGATCACGAAGCTTGGGTAAGCCAAACATCGGCTTTTTATTATGACACCCAGTTTCAAGCCTTTTGCGGTACACTGAAGCGACTGAAACAAACAGACCTCCGCCACAGTCAGCTACTTGGCAGTAAAAGCCGACGCACTGAAAGATACTGGCAGCTTCCTCAAATCTAG
- the pncA gene encoding bifunctional nicotinamidase/pyrazinamidase, which produces MKALLLIDIQNDFMPGGSLAVPGGDQIIPRVSELMPKYDLVVATQDWHPENHGSFANNHPGKNVFEQISLDGLPQTLWPTHCVQNTGGALFAPGLDTRLIQRVFTKGMNPQIDSYSGLHDNGHRASTGMGEWLQSQGVTELHVAGVATDYCVKFTVLDALTEGFQVSLITDACRGVNLQPGDVERAIKDMQAAGCKMM; this is translated from the coding sequence ATGAAAGCCCTTCTCCTCATCGACATCCAAAACGACTTCATGCCTGGCGGTTCACTCGCTGTGCCGGGGGGTGACCAGATCATCCCCAGGGTCAGTGAACTGATGCCAAAGTATGACCTTGTCGTCGCCACTCAAGATTGGCACCCAGAGAACCACGGCAGCTTTGCCAACAATCATCCCGGCAAGAACGTTTTTGAACAAATTTCGTTAGACGGGTTACCCCAGACCTTGTGGCCCACGCACTGTGTGCAAAACACAGGAGGTGCATTGTTTGCCCCTGGCCTCGATACCCGGCTCATTCAGAGGGTGTTTACCAAAGGCATGAACCCACAGATTGATAGTTACAGTGGCCTTCATGACAATGGTCATCGTGCCTCCACAGGCATGGGTGAGTGGCTCCAGTCTCAGGGTGTCACGGAATTGCACGTCGCAGGAGTGGCCACGGATTACTGCGTAAAGTTCACCGTGCTAGATGCTCTGACGGAAGGCTTTCAAGTCAGCCTCATCACCGATGCCTGCCGTGGAGTGAATCTCCAACCTGGTGATGTGGAGCGCGCCATCAAAGACATGCAGGCGGCTGGATGCAAGATGATGTGA
- a CDS encoding 3-keto-disaccharide hydrolase — protein sequence MKLRLLLPLALLSLLTSASAQDAFVPLFDGKTLTGWEQHSGSAEYRVENGAVVGKTVPNTGNSFLCTAKKYGDFILELEFKVDPSMNSGIQFRSNYYTKETEVEIAGKKKKFPADRVHGYQFEIDPSARAYTGGIYDEGRRGWLFDLKNNEAARKAFKQGEWNKARIECKGDSIKTFINGVPAADLKDDMTKEGVIALQVHGVGKKTEAIGKEVMWRNIRIQELK from the coding sequence ATGAAATTACGCCTTCTGCTGCCACTCGCCCTGTTATCCCTGCTCACCTCTGCCAGTGCTCAGGATGCCTTTGTCCCCCTCTTTGATGGTAAGACCCTGACTGGTTGGGAGCAGCACAGCGGCTCTGCCGAGTATCGTGTGGAAAATGGCGCGGTGGTAGGGAAGACGGTGCCCAATACGGGTAACTCTTTCCTCTGCACGGCCAAGAAGTACGGCGACTTCATCCTGGAACTGGAATTCAAAGTGGACCCCTCCATGAACTCCGGCATCCAGTTCCGCAGCAACTACTACACGAAGGAAACGGAAGTGGAGATCGCGGGGAAAAAGAAAAAGTTTCCAGCGGACCGCGTTCATGGTTATCAGTTTGAAATTGACCCCAGCGCACGTGCTTACACAGGCGGAATCTATGATGAAGGCCGGCGCGGCTGGCTGTTTGACCTGAAAAACAACGAAGCTGCACGCAAAGCCTTCAAACAAGGCGAGTGGAATAAGGCCCGCATTGAGTGCAAAGGCGACAGCATCAAAACCTTCATCAATGGAGTGCCAGCTGCGGATCTCAAAGACGACATGACCAAAGAAGGTGTGATCGCCCTCCAGGTGCATGGCGTGGGCAAAAAAACCGAAGCTATCGGCAAAGAAGTCATGTGGCGGAACATCCGCATTCAGGAACTAAAGTAA
- a CDS encoding nuclear transport factor 2 family protein, whose product MTSLETIRDLYRAMREKDDAAVHALCAEDIVWQQSAGFPGGSTWHGPASVIENVFRANSRRWTGFAFTEEEMMEFGDRVTVLGHYSGTSPATGKSMRVAVAHVYDLKEGKVTRFRMYADTHPMWQAMTADA is encoded by the coding sequence ATGACTTCTCTTGAAACCATCCGTGATCTCTACCGCGCCATGCGTGAAAAGGACGATGCCGCAGTACATGCTCTTTGTGCTGAAGATATCGTTTGGCAGCAGAGCGCAGGTTTTCCAGGTGGCTCCACCTGGCATGGTCCTGCCTCGGTCATCGAAAATGTTTTCCGTGCCAATTCCCGTCGCTGGACAGGCTTTGCCTTCACGGAGGAGGAGATGATGGAGTTCGGCGATCGTGTGACTGTTCTAGGCCATTACTCCGGTACATCGCCTGCGACGGGCAAGTCCATGCGCGTGGCCGTGGCGCATGTGTATGATCTTAAAGAAGGTAAGGTGACACGCTTCCGCATGTATGCAGACACGCACCCTATGTGGCAGGCCATGACGGCGGATGCGTGA
- a CDS encoding MFS transporter → MATQRPPVSEKALLILLATVQFAHIMDFMVMMPLGPQLMRELDIGPERFSGMVAAYTFAAGIVGLLAAPFMDRFDRRKLLLFCFAGFIIGTLACALAHTAAALTQARIICGAFGGVSGALIMAIVSDVVPPERRAAGMGIVMTAFSAAAALGVPLGLYLAQKFTWETPFFVIVGIGIVTWLSLWYYLPPIRDHLKVSTTLRGEAFWALLRNANAGWALMFIFMLVLGHMIMIPLLSPYLVHNLGLPEEHLSLVYLIGGCLTIFTSPWVGRLADRLGRIQVLGIMIIVAAGVVLTITHAPHLPTVAILSLSGLFFIFASGRFVPAQAIGSLAVPQSQRGAFMSLNACVRDLGAGVAASLAGFMVTTAPTGELVHYNRIGYVAVAASALSYWIGTRVRTQDIVVPSSIAS, encoded by the coding sequence ATGGCTACCCAGCGCCCACCCGTCTCTGAGAAGGCTCTGCTCATTCTTTTAGCGACGGTCCAGTTTGCCCACATCATGGACTTCATGGTCATGATGCCTCTGGGCCCGCAGCTCATGCGGGAGCTAGACATCGGGCCAGAGCGGTTCAGCGGCATGGTCGCCGCTTATACTTTTGCAGCTGGCATCGTTGGTCTGCTAGCAGCGCCGTTTATGGATCGGTTTGATCGCCGTAAACTGCTGTTGTTTTGTTTTGCGGGGTTCATCATTGGCACCCTGGCTTGTGCCTTGGCGCATACCGCAGCAGCATTGACGCAAGCACGCATTATCTGTGGTGCTTTTGGCGGTGTTTCCGGGGCCTTGATCATGGCCATCGTGAGTGATGTGGTACCCCCTGAAAGACGTGCCGCTGGCATGGGCATCGTGATGACTGCATTCTCCGCCGCTGCGGCACTGGGCGTGCCTCTGGGGCTTTATCTGGCGCAGAAGTTTACCTGGGAAACACCCTTTTTTGTGATCGTGGGCATCGGCATCGTGACATGGCTGTCGTTGTGGTATTATTTGCCACCTATCCGTGACCACTTGAAAGTCAGCACCACACTGCGTGGCGAAGCTTTTTGGGCGCTGCTGCGCAATGCCAATGCTGGTTGGGCTTTGATGTTCATCTTCATGTTGGTGCTCGGGCACATGATCATGATCCCTCTGCTCTCTCCGTATCTGGTGCATAACTTGGGACTGCCCGAAGAGCATCTCTCGCTGGTTTATCTGATCGGTGGTTGCCTAACCATTTTTACTTCACCGTGGGTAGGACGTCTGGCGGATCGCCTGGGTCGCATTCAGGTGCTGGGCATCATGATCATTGTGGCAGCTGGCGTGGTGCTGACCATCACACATGCTCCTCATCTTCCTACCGTGGCTATCCTCAGTTTGAGCGGTCTGTTTTTTATCTTTGCCAGCGGTCGTTTTGTCCCTGCACAGGCCATCGGTTCTTTGGCCGTGCCTCAGTCTCAGCGCGGGGCCTTCATGAGCCTGAATGCCTGCGTGAGGGATCTGGGCGCGGGGGTAGCGGCTAGCCTTGCCGGCTTCATGGTCACCACGGCCCCTACCGGCGAGTTGGTTCATTACAACCGTATCGGTTACGTCGCTGTGGCGGCATCTGCTCTCAGTTATTGGATCGGTACTCGAGTGCGTACCCAGGACATTGTGGTTCCTTCCTCTATTGCTTCATGA
- a CDS encoding alkene reductase, producing MSSPSLFSPLTLGAVAVPNRIFMAPLTRCRADVNHVPTDLMVDYYTQRASAGLIVAEATMVMEGNSAFAGREPGIYSDAQIVAWRKVTDAVHAKGGRIFLQLWHGGRACHPYFNNGAVPVSASAIPITNDEAHTPEGKKPYATPRELRDDELPQIVEGFKKAALNAKVAGFDGVEVHGANGYLLDQFLRDGSNRRSGEYGGPLENRARLLLEVVDAVTDVWGVGYVGVRISPLNSFNSMEDSDPAGLTAYVATQLDQRGIAYLHLMRADFFGVQQGDMVSIARACFKGALIGNMGYTPEEAAQAVEVGTLEGVAFGHHYISNPDLVECLQAGVPLVEPDASTFYSHDAKGYTDYPTRTAA from the coding sequence ATGTCATCCCCTTCCCTCTTTAGCCCACTCACCCTCGGTGCCGTGGCAGTGCCCAATCGCATCTTCATGGCACCGCTGACCCGGTGCCGGGCCGACGTGAATCACGTGCCCACAGATCTGATGGTGGACTACTACACCCAGCGCGCCAGTGCAGGTCTCATCGTGGCAGAGGCCACCATGGTTATGGAGGGGAACTCCGCCTTTGCGGGACGTGAACCAGGCATCTACTCAGACGCGCAAATCGTTGCCTGGAGAAAGGTGACGGATGCGGTGCATGCGAAAGGGGGCCGCATCTTTCTCCAGCTCTGGCATGGAGGCCGAGCCTGCCATCCCTATTTCAACAATGGGGCCGTCCCCGTCTCCGCCAGCGCGATCCCCATTACCAATGATGAAGCTCACACGCCGGAAGGAAAGAAGCCTTATGCCACCCCGCGTGAACTGCGTGATGATGAGCTGCCGCAGATCGTCGAAGGATTCAAAAAAGCGGCTTTGAATGCCAAGGTGGCCGGCTTTGATGGCGTGGAAGTCCATGGAGCTAATGGCTATCTGCTGGATCAATTTCTGCGTGATGGCAGCAACCGTCGCAGTGGTGAGTACGGAGGCCCTTTGGAAAACCGGGCTCGCCTGCTTCTAGAAGTGGTGGATGCCGTCACTGATGTCTGGGGCGTGGGTTATGTGGGCGTGCGCATTTCACCACTGAATAGCTTCAACTCCATGGAAGACAGTGACCCCGCAGGTCTAACCGCTTATGTGGCTACACAACTGGACCAGCGTGGCATTGCCTACTTGCATCTCATGCGTGCCGATTTCTTCGGTGTGCAGCAGGGGGACATGGTCAGCATCGCGCGTGCCTGTTTTAAAGGGGCTTTGATCGGTAACATGGGCTATACGCCGGAAGAGGCCGCCCAAGCCGTGGAAGTAGGTACCCTTGAAGGCGTCGCGTTTGGTCATCATTACATCAGCAATCCAGATCTGGTCGAGTGCCTCCAGGCGGGCGTACCTCTGGTGGAGCCTGATGCCAGCACCTTCTACTCTCATGATGCGAAGGGATACACGGACTATCCAACCCGAACTGCGGCGTGA
- the ahr gene encoding NADPH-dependent aldehyde reductase Ahr, with protein sequence MSTPIHALAAFGAKQALQSYEYTPGPLGDEQVEIAVESCGICHSDLSMLDNDWGISSYPFVPGHEVVGKVVELGPHTKRLKVGDRVGLGWNSGSCGACAQCLSGNQNLCPTAEGTIVGRHGGFASRVRAHWTWLNPLPETLDASKAGPLFCGGITVFNPIIQCGVQPTDRVGVIGIGGLGHLALKFLRAWGCEVVAFTSSDSKREEALQLGAHRTLNSRDKGDLNKANGSFDFILNTTNVALDWNTYIAALKPKGRLHTVGAVLEPMGLAAFPMISGQKSVSGSPLGSPATVDTMLEFCARHSIAPTTETFPMSRANDALEHLRSGKARYRIVLENDLSA encoded by the coding sequence ATGAGTACGCCCATTCACGCCCTAGCTGCCTTTGGTGCCAAACAGGCCCTGCAATCTTATGAATACACACCGGGGCCACTCGGTGATGAACAGGTAGAAATCGCCGTGGAGTCCTGCGGCATCTGCCACAGTGATCTTTCCATGCTGGACAATGACTGGGGCATCTCCAGTTACCCCTTTGTTCCAGGTCATGAAGTCGTGGGCAAAGTGGTGGAACTGGGGCCGCACACGAAACGTCTCAAAGTGGGAGATCGGGTAGGCCTGGGGTGGAACTCGGGAAGCTGTGGTGCCTGCGCTCAGTGTCTGTCTGGGAATCAAAACCTCTGCCCCACAGCGGAGGGTACCATCGTAGGTCGTCACGGAGGCTTTGCCAGTCGTGTGCGCGCTCATTGGACTTGGCTGAATCCCCTTCCCGAGACGCTGGATGCCAGCAAGGCAGGCCCACTTTTCTGCGGCGGCATCACTGTGTTTAATCCCATCATTCAATGCGGTGTGCAGCCCACAGATCGCGTGGGTGTCATTGGCATCGGTGGTTTGGGACACCTGGCTTTGAAGTTCCTCCGTGCTTGGGGCTGTGAGGTGGTGGCCTTTACCAGCAGTGATTCGAAGCGCGAAGAAGCCTTGCAGCTCGGGGCTCATCGCACGCTGAATTCGCGAGACAAGGGAGACCTTAACAAGGCGAATGGCAGCTTCGATTTTATCCTCAATACGACCAATGTGGCTCTGGACTGGAACACGTACATTGCGGCGCTCAAGCCTAAGGGCCGCCTGCACACCGTCGGAGCGGTTTTGGAGCCGATGGGCCTCGCGGCCTTCCCGATGATCTCGGGTCAAAAATCTGTCTCAGGTTCACCTCTGGGCAGCCCGGCCACGGTGGACACCATGCTAGAATTTTGCGCCCGTCACAGCATTGCGCCGACCACAGAGACTTTCCCTATGTCTCGCGCCAATGATGCACTGGAGCACCTGCGTTCTGGCAAAGCCCGCTACCGAATTGTGCTGGAAAATGATCTGAGTGCCTAA
- a CDS encoding DUF5069 domain-containing protein: MNLTQRPPRSPRVRLGGYVLLPRLLDKCRAEIAGTAGEYHYNCPMDRRFFDFAGVDHEALKTQVSEGLGDGAVLAWILENRAHQHSDWEIAQWSAHRETAVPADNESRSFINEKVAEAGGADREDIGTWFDFLDLDDHVTFGGKA; encoded by the coding sequence ATGAATCTCACCCAGCGTCCTCCCCGCAGCCCACGTGTCCGCCTGGGCGGTTATGTGCTGCTGCCTCGATTACTCGATAAATGCCGCGCAGAAATCGCAGGCACGGCAGGCGAGTATCACTACAATTGCCCCATGGACCGCCGCTTTTTCGATTTCGCCGGGGTGGATCATGAGGCCCTGAAAACGCAGGTGAGTGAAGGCCTGGGAGATGGGGCTGTCCTGGCGTGGATTCTTGAAAACCGTGCACATCAGCACAGCGATTGGGAGATTGCCCAATGGAGCGCCCATCGTGAAACGGCGGTGCCTGCCGACAATGAAAGCCGTTCATTTATCAATGAAAAGGTGGCCGAGGCTGGCGGCGCAGACCGTGAAGACATCGGCACCTGGTTCGATTTCCTCGATCTCGACGATCATGTCACCTTCGGTGGCAAAGCTTAG
- the trxA gene encoding thioredoxin produces the protein MKPQSLTNETFDAAINNAAGQPVLVDFWAEWCGPCKMLAPILDQIAGEQAGTATIAKVDIDAHPELAERFGIRAIPTLIVFKNGLPVNTITGVKSKAFIEAALAA, from the coding sequence ATGAAACCCCAATCTCTCACCAACGAAACCTTCGATGCCGCAATCAATAACGCCGCGGGCCAGCCTGTCCTGGTGGACTTTTGGGCTGAATGGTGTGGCCCGTGTAAGATGCTAGCACCGATCCTCGACCAGATCGCTGGTGAACAAGCAGGCACTGCGACCATCGCGAAGGTGGACATTGATGCACATCCGGAACTGGCTGAGCGTTTTGGCATTCGCGCCATCCCGACACTCATCGTGTTTAAGAATGGCCTGCCTGTGAACACGATCACTGGCGTTAAAAGCAAAGCGTTCATTGAAGCCGCTCTGGCAGCCTGA